Proteins found in one Pagrus major chromosome 20, Pma_NU_1.0 genomic segment:
- the vstm4b gene encoding V-set and transmembrane domain-containing protein 4: MKISSVVFALLTRALLGDLCLAVNVTITPSPFTVAQEGQNITLSCVVSQRRRNAALPVVKWTFLPAGTDRPEDELLIARVNMRKARFYGNYTKSFSWPKLKLTVVKQGKVFDLLILNVSEGDRGLYMCRVQEFKKHQDRWKASSNCTAATELRVHVLPATKAKESLWSLFEDVYLCAVLICSVGLLCMCMFTVTVTCQYIQRKQRLKDNYHLVKSPQNSSGETVTSLVSVSPALPKKERRYRKKRSRDYQEEIPPEIPAKAPIGDKTRKPKLLKPQPRKVVLPKIVEENLTYAELDLVKPIPDTKASCSGTVYAQILFGEEQL; encoded by the exons ATGAAGATCTCCTCTGTGGTCTTCGCTCTCCTGACTCGAGCACTGCTTGGAG ATTTGTGTTTGGCCGTCAACGTCACCATCACCCCTTCCCCCTTCACGGTGGCCCAGGAGGGTCAAAATATCACACTCTCCTGTGTGGTGTCCCAGCGGCGGCGTAACGCTGCTCTACCGGTGGTGAAATGGACGTTCCTGCCGGCGGGCACAGACCGGCCGGAGGACGAACTCCTCATCGCCCGCGTCAACATGAGGAAGGCCCGTTTCTATGGCAACTACACAAAGAGTTTCTCGTGGCCTAAACTGAAGCTGACGGTGGTGAAGCAGGGGAAAGTCTTTGACCTGCTGATCCTCAATGTGTCCGAGGGGGACCGGGGGCTCTACATGTGCCGGGTGCAGGAGTTTAAAAAGCACCAGGACCGCTGGAAGGCCTCGTCCAACTGCACCGCCGCTACTGAGCTCAGAG TGCATGTTCTACCGGCCACCAAGGCCAAAGAAAGCCTGTGGAGCTTGTTTGAAG atgtGTACCTGTGTGCGGTGCTGATCTGCTCAGTGGGTCtgctgtgtatgtgcatgttcACTGTGACGGTAACCTGCCAGTACAtacagaggaagcagaggtTAAAAG ATAATTACCACTTGGTCAAAAGTCCCCAGAACAG CTCAGGAGAGACAGTCACCAGCTTGGTCAGCGTGTCTCCAGCTCTGCCtaagaaggagaggaggtacaggaagaagaggagcagggaCTACCAAGAGGAGATACCACCAGAGATACCAGCAAAAG CTCCCATCGGAGACAAAACACGGAAACCCAAACTTTTAAAACCACAACCAAGGAAAGTAGTGTTG CCGAAGATAGTGGAGGAGAATCTGACCTACGCGGAGTTGGATCTGGTGAAACCCATTCCGGACACCAAGGCGTCGTGCAGCGGCACCGTGTACGCTCAGATACTGTTCGGGGAGGAGCAGCTATga